The nucleotide window GGGTCAGACCGGTGGTTAGGGGACTTGTGGCGAAGGGTTCCACTGGGTCGCGGGACACCGTATGCCCACGGAGCAGCACTGCGGCACAGAGCACAGTGATCAGTACCAGCAGCGCGGGGGTCAGGTAGTGACCTACCCGGTCCGCGAGCTTGGAGGGGGTGAAGGCCAGGTAGACGGTCAAGGAGAAGAATGCCAGGGCATGTACAGCCAGGGTCAGGTGGCCACCGCTCACCCCCAGGAGTTCCAGAACCGGCTTAGTGGCCAGCTCGTAGGAGACGGTGGCCACGCGTGGGACGGCGTAGAACGGTCCGATAGCCAGGTAGACGGCGGCGGGCATCACCATGCCAAAGCCTTTGCCCACGCGGTTTGCCAGGCCCAGCACGCCCTCACCAGAGGTCGAGACGGCGATCAAGGAGACCAGGGGCAGGAGCACCCCGGTCAGGAAGAACCCGGTCATGACCAGGCCCAGGTGCTGCCCCGCACTGGCACCAAGGACTGGCGGAAAGATCAGGTTTCCGGCACCAAAGAAGAGCGCGAAGAGCATTAGGCCGGTGGTGATGACCGCATCACCGCCTGGTGCTCCCCTAGCTCCGTCGCTACTAGTTTTGGTGTGTTCTTCTGCGTTTGGGGCAGTCAAGTGGCTCAGTCGCTTCGGTACTCGGTGTGTTTCTTGGTCTTGGTCGCGCCTGGTAAAAACGGCCAGGAAGCTTGGTTCAGGCTAGGGAGATGCGTCCGATAATCTGGGTGGGGCCGGTCAGGAGCACGGTGGCTCCGGGGGCCCAGGGGTCGGCACCGACGTGCACGCCCACGCTGCCCCCGGGCACCTCCAGCAGGTAGTCCTGCGGGGCGTCCTCACCCTCCCACTCGTGCAGGGCGACGGCGACGGCGCAGCAGCCGGTGCCGCAGGACTGGGCCTCCCCCACTCCGCGCTCCAGGATGCGCACGCGGGCTCGGCCCACGGCGACGCCGTCCTCCTCATCCGCACCCAGGGGCACAACCACCTCCAGGTTGGTGCCCTCGTATGGCACGGGCAGCAGCTCCAACGTATCGGAGTCGGTGAGCCCAGCGAAGTTGACGGTGTCCAGCTCAGCCTCATCCGCTAGGGCGACGACGGTGTGGGGGTTGGGCATGTTGATGCTCAAGGCGGCGCGCTGGCCCTCCAGGCCGGGAACCTCTACCAGAGTGTCCCAGCCCTCCAGGTTCACGTCTGCTACAGCCCCATCGGGCCGCGTCAGAGCGGCGGGCCCCATGTCCACGGCCCACAGCTGACCAGTGCGGGTGATGGTGCGGGCGCCGCCGCGGGTGCCGATGGTGATGCTGGCACCGTCCGGCAGCTGGCACAGGCCTTCAGCGTCGAGCACGTGGGCGAAAAGCCACGAGGCGTTGCCGCACGTCCGGGCTACGGAGCCGTCAGCATTGTAGTAGTCCATAAACCACTTAGCCTCGGGCATGGCAGCTGCGAAGGCCTCCGAACCGGGCAGAGCAGCGGTATGCACCACGCGCACAAAGCCGTCGGCACCGATGCCGGTGTGTCGGTTGCAAACAGCGGCGACGTCGCTGGCACTTAAGGACACTTGGCAGTCCGGGTCGATCAGCAGCAGAAAGTCATTGCCAGCGCCGTGGCCCTTAATGAGCTCCCGGCCGCTGAGGGCCGCGAGTGTGGCCTCTCCTGGCTGCTGCGCGGTCATGCGACAAGCCTATGCGACAGAGTCGGCAGCCTGGACCAGCACCAGTGCTGCCTCGGTCACGCGCTCCCACTCACCGGCAGGCAGGGTACCGTCTTCCTGGAAGTTGACGTCGATCCAGTTCAGGCGCGGGTCACGACGGAACCATTTGATCTGCCGGGAGGCAAGCTTACGCGTAGCCCCTGCCGTGGCCTCCGCAGCTTCCGGCAGGCTCATGGCGCCGTCAAGGACCGCGAGCGCTTGCGCGTAGCCGATGGCGCGGGAGGAGGTTGGCCCCTCGCGCAACCCCTGCTCCACCAAATCGGCGGTCTCCTCCAGTAGCCCGCCGTAGAACATGGCTTGGGCGCGGGTGTTGATACGGGCGTTCAGGGCGGCACGTGGCGGACGTAGTGCCAGGTGGATAGTGGGGACGATGTCGGTGTAGGCGGGCAGGGTGGCGGAGAAGGGACGACCGGTCACCTGGGCGACCTCCAGGGCGCGCACGATCTTGCGGGTGTTGGCTGGCTCGATGCGCTTTGCGCTGGCGGGGTCGGTGGCGGCGAGCTCCTCCCACAGTGCATGCGCGCCTTCGTGTTGCGCGCGCTCCTCCAAGACTGCACGCACGGTTGGGTCAGTGCCGGGAAAGTCCAGGGCGTCAGTGATAGCACGGACGTATAGGCCTGAGCCGCCAACGATGATGGCGCGCTTGCCGCGGTTCTCGATGCTCTCCAGATCGTTGCGGGCGTGGCGTTGGTAGGCGGCCACATTGGCCTCATCGCGGACGGTGAGTACATCCAGTTGGTGGTGGGTGAAGCCACACCGTTGCCCGGTTGGGAGCTTGGCGGTGCCAATGTCCATTCTCTTGTAGAGCTGCGAGGCGTCCGCGTTGACGATCTCGACCATGTCTGGGCCGCCTAGGTGCTCCCCTAGTCTCAGGGCCAGGTCGGACTTGCCGGTGGCGGTTGGTCCGACTACCGCTACGCGCTTTCTCACGGTCACAGGTTAAACAGCGTGAGTCCTGGAATGCTCTTATACGCGTGACGCCAGTTAGGCTGTCCCTATGCCTTCTCCTTCACCTGCTGCCGCTGGCACTGAGGCACCACGGGGCGCGGTGCCAACGCCGGTTGACGTCTCGCGGGTATTGGCGGCCGTTAAATCCCTGGGCTTGCGTCACTTCGTTGATGATGAGGGGGACGTCGGCATCCCCTGGCGGTATGTGACCGTCCATGTGGTCTTTCAGGACACACGTGCGATCCAGGTGCGTGGAGCTTGGCACCGTATTGCCACGATTGACCACCTTGCCAGGCTCCGTGCGCTGGTTGAGGAATGGAACGTCTCAAAGCTTGGCCCGAAGGCCTATCTGACTGTGTCTGACGGTGGCATGGTGCGTTTGCACGGTGAGGTGACCTTGCCGCTTGAGGCGGGCATGACTGACGCGCAGCTGGAGGACTTCGTGTTCACGGGTTGCCGCTTCATCGTGGCCCTGATGCGGCATGCTGAAGAGGTCTTCCCTGACCCCCTGTGCGTCCCGGAGGATTCATGAGCTGGCTGGGCCGGTTGCTGCGTGACTTTATCTCGCCGCAGCCTGGGGAGCACCGGCAAGCAGCGGGCCCCGCCCCAAAGTCCAATGCCTCGAAGCGGGAGCCTGCTGCCTCTCGGCAGCTTTCAGCCACCGGCGG belongs to Actinomyces trachealis and includes:
- the dapF gene encoding diaminopimelate epimerase, whose protein sequence is MTAQQPGEATLAALSGRELIKGHGAGNDFLLLIDPDCQVSLSASDVAAVCNRHTGIGADGFVRVVHTAALPGSEAFAAAMPEAKWFMDYYNADGSVARTCGNASWLFAHVLDAEGLCQLPDGASITIGTRGGARTITRTGQLWAVDMGPAALTRPDGAVADVNLEGWDTLVEVPGLEGQRAALSINMPNPHTVVALADEAELDTVNFAGLTDSDTLELLPVPYEGTNLEVVVPLGADEEDGVAVGRARVRILERGVGEAQSCGTGCCAVAVALHEWEGEDAPQDYLLEVPGGSVGVHVGADPWAPGATVLLTGPTQIIGRISLA
- the miaA gene encoding tRNA (adenosine(37)-N6)-dimethylallyltransferase MiaA, giving the protein MRKRVAVVGPTATGKSDLALRLGEHLGGPDMVEIVNADASQLYKRMDIGTAKLPTGQRCGFTHHQLDVLTVRDEANVAAYQRHARNDLESIENRGKRAIIVGGSGLYVRAITDALDFPGTDPTVRAVLEERAQHEGAHALWEELAATDPASAKRIEPANTRKIVRALEVAQVTGRPFSATLPAYTDIVPTIHLALRPPRAALNARINTRAQAMFYGGLLEETADLVEQGLREGPTSSRAIGYAQALAVLDGAMSLPEAAEATAGATRKLASRQIKWFRRDPRLNWIDVNFQEDGTLPAGEWERVTEAALVLVQAADSVA
- a CDS encoding YbjN domain-containing protein, which gives rise to MPSPSPAAAGTEAPRGAVPTPVDVSRVLAAVKSLGLRHFVDDEGDVGIPWRYVTVHVVFQDTRAIQVRGAWHRIATIDHLARLRALVEEWNVSKLGPKAYLTVSDGGMVRLHGEVTLPLEAGMTDAQLEDFVFTGCRFIVALMRHAEEVFPDPLCVPEDS